Proteins from a single region of Chryseomicrobium sp. FSL W7-1435:
- a CDS encoding nuclease-related domain-containing protein: MTKPIPIKWSNPHITRSIPPELETLKDLQKRLPDTLHEKSREITNQMLTILSGHYGEVRIDEILTGILLPEPYTIIPNFHARISQKRYTQIDTLIITSKFILHIEIKNIRGKIEFLQNPSRMKRTYDEKESYFDCPFTQIQRNHYALLLMLRKLDLPIPVHRALVFANKSCEIVTSDKRCTILFPKQLEAHILELSRLPSVLNKRQLKQLVNQLHSFQTPFLYEDICLKQGLDLATLKKGVFCQECTGRLIQQTRNWKCGKCGSVERNPLPRTLKHLLQFSSELEKSKELRKWLGIKSQQTLYRARKTLMLQISSIGNGTS; this comes from the coding sequence ATGACGAAACCCATACCTATCAAGTGGTCGAATCCTCACATAACGAGATCAATTCCACCAGAACTTGAAACTTTGAAGGATCTGCAAAAACGTTTACCAGATACATTGCATGAGAAAAGTCGTGAAATCACTAATCAAATGTTAACAATTCTGTCCGGCCACTATGGCGAAGTGCGGATCGATGAAATCCTTACAGGAATATTACTTCCTGAACCCTACACTATTATCCCCAATTTCCATGCGCGAATCTCACAAAAGCGCTACACACAAATCGATACACTTATCATCACTTCAAAATTTATCCTTCATATTGAAATTAAAAATATCCGAGGTAAGATTGAATTTTTACAAAACCCTAGTAGAATGAAGCGAACTTATGACGAAAAAGAGTCCTATTTTGATTGCCCCTTCACGCAAATTCAGCGCAATCATTATGCTTTATTACTGATGTTACGCAAGCTCGATTTACCCATCCCTGTTCATAGAGCATTGGTCTTTGCGAATAAAAGCTGTGAAATTGTAACTTCAGACAAACGCTGCACTATCCTATTTCCGAAACAACTAGAAGCTCATATATTAGAACTTAGTCGATTACCGTCTGTCCTCAATAAGCGTCAACTGAAACAATTAGTGAATCAGTTGCATAGTTTCCAAACGCCATTTCTTTACGAAGACATATGTTTAAAACAAGGTCTAGACCTTGCTACTTTAAAAAAGGGTGTCTTTTGCCAAGAATGCACAGGTAGATTAATTCAGCAAACACGTAATTGGAAATGTGGGAAGTGTGGAAGTGTTGAGAGAAATCCACTTCCGCGTACTTTGAAGCACTTATTACAGTTCAGCTCTGAGCTTGAAAAATCAAAAGAGTTACGCAAATGGTTGGGTATAAAAAGTCAACAGACCCTGTATCGCGCACGGAAAACCTTAATGTTACAGATTAGTTCAATAGGAAATGGAACTAGCTAA
- a CDS encoding NADH-dependent flavin oxidoreductase: protein MTEIWQQPLTLPNGATLKNRIMMAPMTTYSSETNGDASDQEIAYYARRAKSGIGAVITACAYIQPQGAGFIYSIGAESDDRLPSLKRIASAIKDNGSTAILQIFHAGRQSNSRVLNGGTPVSASAVAYPRDGAETPRELTSDEIEETIRAFGEATRRAIEAGFDGVEIHGANTYLIHQFFSPHSNRRDDKWGQDRAAFSLAVTAEVKRVVAELATDNFIIGYRFSPEENTNPGFTIEEKLQLIDKLADENLDYLHISLGQFFDASYSDEEGTSRIEHFAKVINGRTPLVGVGSLNTKQEIDQAASSGYAELFAIGRSIVTDPEWYPKLVDGQEDLLLTEIDPTNQDALDIPDQLWEKILSVTGWFPVKQSTDKR, encoded by the coding sequence ATGACTGAAATTTGGCAACAACCTCTGACGCTTCCTAACGGGGCTACTCTTAAAAACCGCATTATGATGGCGCCTATGACGACGTATTCGTCTGAAACGAATGGGGACGCATCGGATCAAGAAATTGCTTATTATGCTCGCCGCGCAAAGAGTGGTATCGGCGCTGTAATCACGGCTTGTGCTTACATCCAACCGCAAGGAGCTGGGTTTATTTACTCCATCGGGGCTGAGTCAGACGACCGACTGCCTAGCTTGAAGCGAATTGCTTCAGCAATTAAAGACAATGGCAGCACGGCTATTTTGCAGATTTTCCATGCAGGTCGGCAGTCCAATAGCCGCGTATTGAATGGGGGAACCCCTGTGTCGGCCAGCGCAGTAGCGTATCCTCGCGATGGGGCTGAAACACCTCGTGAACTAACATCTGATGAAATCGAAGAAACGATTCGTGCATTTGGGGAAGCAACTCGCCGTGCAATCGAAGCGGGCTTTGATGGCGTCGAGATTCATGGTGCCAACACGTATCTGATTCATCAATTCTTTTCTCCGCACTCCAACCGTCGCGATGACAAATGGGGACAAGACCGCGCCGCATTCTCGCTTGCCGTAACTGCGGAAGTAAAGCGAGTCGTGGCGGAGCTTGCTACTGACAACTTTATTATCGGCTACCGCTTCTCACCAGAAGAGAACACCAATCCAGGCTTTACTATAGAAGAAAAGCTGCAATTGATCGACAAACTAGCAGACGAAAATCTTGATTATCTGCATATTTCATTGGGGCAATTCTTCGATGCCTCTTATTCGGACGAGGAAGGAACATCTCGTATCGAGCATTTTGCGAAAGTTATTAATGGACGAACGCCTTTAGTTGGGGTCGGCTCTTTGAACACTAAACAGGAAATCGATCAAGCGGCTTCATCGGGATACGCAGAGTTGTTTGCCATCGGGCGATCAATTGTTACAGATCCAGAGTGGTATCCAAAACTAGTTGACGGTCAAGAAGACTTGTTGCTTACTGAAATCGATCCAACAAACCAAGATGCACTCGACATTCCCGACCAACTTTGGGAAAAAATACTCTCCGTAACAGGCTGGTTTCCGGTAAAACAATCAACTGACAAGCGATAA
- a CDS encoding LysM peptidoglycan-binding domain-containing protein: MKKQIVALTAFAGLLFGAATSASAAEETYTIKSGDTLWSISQTYNVSVQQLKSWNSLSSDLIFPNQKLSVEGTATAPAQKPAKTETSSYKVKSGDTLYRISVNYGVTVADLKGWNGLSSDLIFPGQVLAVKGGSYTTPVSNPTPAKQTSPEAAQTFKVEATAYTAYCTGCSGVTATGIDLRANPHLKVIAVDPKVIPLGSRVWVEGYGEAIAGDTGGAIKGNKIDVFIPNQQDALNWGRKTVTIKILK, encoded by the coding sequence ATGAAAAAACAAATCGTTGCACTAACCGCTTTCGCAGGCCTACTATTCGGAGCCGCGACATCAGCATCAGCAGCAGAAGAAACTTACACAATTAAAAGCGGAGACACACTATGGTCAATTTCTCAAACATATAATGTATCAGTTCAACAACTAAAATCGTGGAACAGCCTATCTTCGGATTTGATCTTCCCGAACCAAAAATTGAGCGTTGAAGGAACAGCAACTGCTCCTGCTCAAAAACCAGCTAAGACAGAAACATCGTCTTACAAAGTTAAGTCTGGTGACACACTTTACCGCATCTCGGTAAACTACGGTGTAACAGTAGCTGACTTAAAAGGATGGAACGGTCTTTCTTCTGACCTTATCTTCCCAGGACAAGTTTTAGCAGTGAAGGGCGGAAGCTACACAACACCAGTGAGCAACCCAACACCAGCAAAACAAACATCTCCTGAAGCAGCACAAACTTTCAAAGTTGAAGCAACAGCTTACACAGCTTATTGCACAGGATGTTCTGGAGTAACAGCAACAGGTATCGACCTGCGTGCAAATCCACATCTTAAAGTAATCGCAGTAGATCCAAAAGTGATTCCACTAGGGTCTCGCGTATGGGTTGAAGGTTACGGAGAAGCAATCGCTGGAGACACTGGCGGCGCAATCAAAGGCAACAAAATTGATGTCTTTATCCCGAACCAACAAGACGCTCTTAACTGGGGTCGCAAAACCGTTACTATCAAAATCTTAAAATAA
- a CDS encoding XRE family transcriptional regulator: MEFPKVEIGRRIRMLRRELGITSEELAKRAGVSQSMVSQIERGLVSPSLETLWNLANSLNVQIFAFFDQTDGERVNIYRKEDDLIVKRIRPNSEYHLLSPSIGKDIGFFKLVVDPGESIEDQIIQHKGEECGYVLEGTLIVEVGPDRYELVEGDAIFFDSELPHRFFNAGDKPAIAIWAMTAAWR; the protein is encoded by the coding sequence TTGGAATTTCCAAAAGTTGAGATAGGTCGTCGTATTCGAATGTTACGCAGAGAGTTAGGCATCACATCTGAAGAGCTCGCCAAACGTGCCGGCGTGAGCCAAAGTATGGTTTCGCAAATTGAACGCGGGTTGGTCTCCCCTTCCCTTGAAACATTGTGGAATTTGGCCAACAGCTTGAACGTCCAGATTTTTGCTTTCTTCGATCAAACCGATGGAGAACGCGTCAATATCTACCGCAAAGAAGACGATTTAATTGTTAAACGTATTCGCCCGAACAGCGAATATCATTTATTGTCCCCAAGTATCGGAAAAGATATCGGTTTCTTCAAGCTTGTTGTCGATCCTGGTGAATCTATCGAAGACCAAATCATTCAGCACAAAGGTGAAGAATGCGGGTATGTGTTAGAAGGTACATTGATTGTAGAAGTCGGCCCCGACCGTTATGAATTAGTGGAAGGTGACGCCATCTTCTTTGACAGCGAACTTCCCCACCGGTTCTTTAATGCCGGCGACAAGCCGGCGATAGCCATTTGGGCAATGACGGCTGCTTGGAGATAG
- a CDS encoding C40 family peptidase: MKKRIVWMIIAVLLFTATPFMSNTAEASGTATQDEIVNYAKQFIGVPYKWAGNTPSGFDCSGYTTYVFNQKFGFNLPRTSGGQYGVGTAVSKSNLQKGDLVFFSFTAGSSSVGHVGIYVGNGGFISATNSKGIAIENLNTNSYWAPRYVGAKRVPGVTSGTTQVSNPAPKPAPAPKPAPRPDLPTGQYYDVSNSHWAKAAITDLSHAGIVSGYDGSEFLPKNDVSRAEAAVMVAKSLGLKPVAGSSFKDVPTSHWASGYINALHQKGIVGGRENGYAPKAKITRAEITALLTRAYTLTASTSNVSFSDIDGHWAKSNIIKVASAEVASGYQDGTFKPNANATRAEFAQFVYNVVK, from the coding sequence TTGAAGAAGCGAATTGTATGGATGATAATTGCTGTACTACTTTTTACAGCTACACCATTTATGTCGAACACAGCAGAAGCCAGTGGAACAGCAACTCAAGATGAAATTGTAAACTATGCAAAACAATTTATCGGAGTACCTTATAAATGGGCGGGTAATACACCGTCAGGATTCGATTGCTCAGGTTATACTACATATGTATTTAACCAAAAATTCGGATTTAACTTACCACGTACATCAGGTGGTCAATATGGAGTCGGTACAGCCGTATCGAAATCAAACTTACAAAAAGGTGACCTTGTCTTCTTCAGCTTTACAGCAGGAAGCAGCAGTGTTGGACACGTTGGAATTTACGTTGGAAACGGCGGATTCATTTCAGCAACTAACTCTAAAGGTATTGCTATAGAAAACTTAAACACAAACTCTTACTGGGCGCCACGTTATGTTGGGGCAAAACGAGTACCTGGAGTAACATCTGGTACTACACAAGTTTCAAACCCAGCTCCAAAACCGGCACCAGCTCCAAAGCCAGCACCACGTCCTGACCTACCAACTGGTCAGTACTACGATGTTAGCAATAGCCATTGGGCAAAAGCAGCTATCACAGATTTAAGCCATGCAGGTATCGTTTCTGGATACGATGGTTCTGAATTCCTTCCGAAAAACGACGTATCACGTGCTGAAGCAGCAGTAATGGTTGCTAAATCACTTGGCCTTAAGCCAGTCGCTGGATCAAGCTTTAAAGACGTTCCAACATCTCACTGGGCATCAGGTTATATCAACGCATTGCACCAAAAAGGTATCGTAGGTGGTCGTGAAAATGGCTACGCTCCAAAAGCAAAAATTACACGTGCTGAAATTACAGCACTTCTAACACGCGCTTATACATTAACGGCGTCTACATCAAACGTATCATTCTCAGATATCGATGGTCACTGGGCTAAGTCAAACATCATCAAAGTAGCATCTGCTGAAGTAGCAAGTGGTTACCAAGATGGTACATTCAAGCCAAATGCAAACGCAACTCGTGCTGAATTTGCACAATTCGTTTACAACGTAGTGAAATAA
- a CDS encoding S8 family serine peptidase has translation MKHSLTLSLLIALTGLSTTAFAAPAETTEPEKVFISFDEEIDYTYLETIGATVTTELPAISTVIASIDPENTSSIFQTATDEVAITPYPEDDLFYLAAETPSWGYEPVLAGRAYTLGYRGNGIKVGVIDSGINGLHPDLRVKGGTSFVNGSHLSDFTGHGTHVAGIIAAQANTIGVRGVAPAVDLYSIRVFGESGIATNDNVLEGIQWAIDNEMQVINMSFVNGGDIPKLREILQVAHEKGIILVAASGNGWDTQKIIPSDVQYPAKYPFVMAVGSIGKNESIYYSSFRGPSQEFVAPGEKIYSTFSDRLTTTDADYKEDTGTSMATPFVTGIAAQYLQAYPHLTPAQIRLAMQRNAKDLGAAGRDATYGYGLIQSIKEPAGLYPDTKSGAWYSEAIERGFEEKIISGFPDGTFRPSGFLTRAEAVSLLSRALNWPTTSTTSYFRDVPTESFAFPAIGYAYEQQIITGVSSTRFVPQSSVTRGDLALMLHKALQLPVVASQSFPDVDSNAHYAEAVQVMVANEIIVGYPEDQTFRPKQPVTRAEFTSMIFRALYEEK, from the coding sequence ATGAAACATTCACTCACCCTTTCCCTACTGATCGCTCTCACCGGTCTCTCCACGACGGCGTTTGCTGCCCCTGCCGAAACAACCGAACCCGAGAAAGTTTTTATTTCATTCGATGAGGAAATCGATTACACCTACCTTGAGACAATCGGAGCGACTGTTACCACAGAACTTCCCGCGATTTCTACTGTAATCGCTTCCATCGACCCAGAGAACACATCATCTATCTTCCAAACTGCTACAGACGAAGTGGCTATCACCCCCTACCCAGAGGATGACCTTTTCTATTTAGCTGCCGAAACACCCAGTTGGGGATATGAACCCGTTCTAGCGGGTCGCGCGTACACTCTAGGATATCGTGGTAACGGGATTAAGGTCGGCGTAATCGATTCGGGGATCAACGGACTTCATCCAGACCTTCGTGTAAAAGGTGGCACTAGCTTCGTCAACGGTTCCCACCTGAGCGATTTCACAGGGCATGGCACACACGTCGCGGGAATTATTGCAGCACAAGCCAATACGATTGGCGTACGTGGTGTTGCACCGGCTGTTGACCTCTATTCAATTCGAGTTTTTGGGGAAAGCGGGATTGCAACCAATGATAACGTTTTGGAAGGCATACAATGGGCAATAGACAATGAAATGCAAGTGATTAATATGAGTTTTGTAAATGGCGGGGATATCCCTAAATTGCGCGAAATATTACAAGTAGCTCATGAAAAAGGCATAATTTTAGTTGCAGCATCAGGAAATGGCTGGGATACGCAAAAAATTATCCCCTCAGACGTTCAGTATCCAGCTAAATATCCATTTGTTATGGCCGTTGGATCTATAGGTAAGAACGAATCAATCTATTACAGTTCATTTAGAGGGCCTTCTCAAGAATTTGTAGCGCCTGGAGAAAAGATTTATTCTACCTTTTCTGACCGCCTGACAACTACAGATGCTGATTACAAAGAAGATACTGGCACTTCCATGGCAACACCATTTGTAACAGGGATTGCCGCACAATACTTACAGGCTTACCCCCACCTGACACCTGCTCAAATTCGATTGGCTATGCAACGCAATGCTAAGGATTTAGGTGCAGCAGGTCGTGATGCAACATACGGCTATGGCTTGATTCAATCGATTAAAGAACCAGCGGGGCTTTATCCGGATACAAAATCTGGAGCTTGGTATTCTGAAGCGATTGAAAGAGGCTTTGAAGAAAAAATTATTTCCGGATTCCCAGATGGTACGTTTCGACCTAGCGGGTTTTTGACTAGAGCGGAAGCAGTATCCCTACTTAGTCGGGCATTAAATTGGCCAACGACGAGTACCACTTCCTATTTTAGAGATGTACCCACGGAATCATTTGCATTTCCCGCCATCGGATATGCTTATGAACAACAGATCATCACTGGCGTGAGTTCTACACGGTTTGTACCGCAATCTTCTGTAACGCGTGGCGATCTTGCGTTAATGCTTCACAAGGCCTTACAACTACCTGTAGTGGCTTCACAGTCGTTTCCGGATGTAGACTCGAATGCGCACTACGCAGAAGCTGTACAAGTGATGGTAGCCAATGAAATTATCGTCGGATATCCAGAGGATCAGACATTCCGCCCTAAACAACCTGTCACACGTGCCGAGTTTACATCTATGATTTTTCGAGCTCTTTACGAAGAAAAATAG
- a CDS encoding N-acetylmuramoyl-L-alanine amidase, with amino-acid sequence MKGASFSRMLTLQKFALVFTSLLLAFTGFFSLTTSVSASTPFRDISSSDREIVYLYQNGYISGTSSTTYSPTMEVTREQAATMIGRVLKLNGTQRSTSFPDVDATSYASGYIESAVQRGIISGYPDGTFQPKATMTRGEMAHLLSRAFGYTTTSPITFKDVPHSTAANSLYLAVNKIATNGVAAGTGNGFFSPSKNLNRREFAMFVARAVNSDFKVSFEIPVLDTLQSTTDGLNIRSGPSTSSSVIGRMNKGDQFKVYSIANGWAYGSIGSVTGYASTSYLIKVPAASSERIMVIDAGHGGSDPGAVYNGLQEKNVNLNVSLRVESKLKARGVTVLMTRSTDVFHSLDYRAAYGAQNGADAFVSIHANAINNSSVSGSETFYSSSLDPRAEHSKQLATFIQNRLYKAMEHNNRGVKDADFQVIANNPLPAALVELGFLTNSSDAWKLGNATYQDRAAQAIADGIIDYYNWRDK; translated from the coding sequence ATGAAAGGAGCTTCTTTTTCAAGAATGCTTACACTTCAGAAATTTGCACTAGTTTTCACTTCTCTGCTCCTTGCTTTCACGGGCTTTTTCTCACTAACAACTTCAGTCTCGGCTTCGACTCCCTTCAGAGATATTTCATCATCCGATAGGGAAATCGTTTACTTATATCAAAACGGTTACATTTCAGGGACCTCTTCTACGACGTACAGCCCTACTATGGAAGTAACACGTGAACAAGCTGCTACAATGATCGGTCGTGTTTTAAAGTTAAACGGCACACAACGTTCTACTTCTTTTCCAGATGTAGACGCAACTAGCTACGCATCAGGTTATATCGAAAGCGCAGTACAGCGCGGCATCATCTCTGGTTATCCAGATGGCACATTCCAACCGAAAGCCACGATGACTCGTGGAGAAATGGCTCATCTGTTAAGCCGTGCATTTGGTTACACAACAACTTCACCAATCACATTTAAAGATGTTCCGCATAGCACTGCTGCCAACAGCCTTTATCTTGCGGTCAATAAAATTGCTACAAATGGTGTAGCTGCTGGAACTGGAAACGGCTTTTTCAGTCCTTCTAAAAATTTGAATCGTCGTGAGTTCGCTATGTTTGTAGCACGCGCTGTCAATTCAGACTTTAAAGTTTCTTTCGAAATTCCAGTACTCGATACATTGCAGTCCACTACTGATGGTTTAAACATTCGTTCAGGCCCAAGTACAAGCAGCAGCGTCATCGGTCGCATGAACAAAGGTGATCAGTTTAAGGTTTACAGCATCGCAAATGGCTGGGCTTACGGATCAATCGGTTCGGTTACTGGTTATGCAAGTACTTCTTATTTAATCAAAGTTCCTGCTGCAAGCTCAGAACGTATCATGGTAATCGATGCCGGACATGGCGGAAGTGATCCAGGAGCTGTTTACAACGGCTTGCAAGAAAAGAACGTCAACTTGAATGTAAGTTTGCGCGTGGAATCAAAACTAAAAGCTCGTGGCGTCACAGTGTTGATGACTCGTTCTACAGATGTTTTCCATAGTTTAGACTACCGTGCCGCTTATGGCGCACAAAATGGCGCAGATGCGTTTGTATCGATTCATGCGAATGCAATCAACAATTCAAGCGTCAGCGGCTCTGAGACGTTCTACTCGTCTTCTCTGGACCCACGCGCTGAACACAGCAAACAATTAGCAACATTTATTCAAAATCGTCTTTATAAAGCGATGGAGCACAACAATCGTGGCGTAAAGGATGCAGATTTCCAAGTTATCGCAAACAACCCACTTCCCGCAGCACTAGTTGAGCTTGGTTTCCTCACGAACTCTTCTGACGCTTGGAAGCTTGGCAACGCGACTTACCAAGACCGTGCCGCTCAAGCAATTGCGGACGGGATTATCGATTATTACAACTGGCGTGATAAGTAA
- a CDS encoding S-layer homology domain-containing protein — MSLLIGTLSASAADDLTGYKYEHQMRELIELEIMAGYPDGTYKPENIVTRAEFAKFVVASFELQSEEVVPSVQTQAVSQLAFTDVPVEKWYAAWVADAVNAGVVSGYPDGTFKPDQQISREQMAAMVARAMHAKGVISEGFEIPELTFKDSDKIHPSYREDVKFVAFHGVINGDGLGFFNPKDSSTRWMVALVMLNGREIIFPAEPKAFQVAAIRDGQPEVVRQFDTFDRAKTYAQAGTSLIVQRDGIIVWIKNGIAVSNKFVNLFPGTDLVWKTGTQRERQFRPYVTQHTELKYHDATETYVKVELADKVSYADAGSINLIPKEMITEQAYFARSGDHMLHYIYNYGLGRYEIAGQLGVAPAAFVTGERYYSWDGFTFTDVNGKFVTEAHQYFNKLNLRSTTNYTAEELDKYLLDKFPHYNKTVAGKLWTTSPLVGIGTALKEIEAEYNLNALYLMGHAIHESGWGTSLIAQDKKNLFGYGAVDSDPYRGAYTYATFKESIADAADRVTKNYQTVNGSFFNGSFLGNKGLGMNVRYASDPYWGEKIAGHMYRTDLHLGKKDIFKEQLYMTNAGSPVNFRRDATVNFAALYTLPENGMTVNVKETITIPNALSWYRVVPEERAFQNAYVRSDLLKAMPLAR; from the coding sequence TTGTCACTTTTGATCGGAACCTTATCAGCTTCAGCCGCAGACGATTTAACAGGTTATAAATACGAGCACCAAATGAGAGAGCTCATTGAGTTAGAAATCATGGCAGGTTATCCAGATGGAACCTACAAACCAGAAAACATTGTTACTCGTGCCGAATTCGCTAAATTTGTTGTCGCTTCTTTTGAGTTACAAAGCGAAGAAGTAGTCCCAAGCGTTCAAACTCAAGCCGTTTCGCAATTGGCATTCACGGACGTACCAGTCGAAAAATGGTATGCGGCGTGGGTAGCAGATGCAGTGAATGCAGGAGTTGTTTCCGGTTATCCGGATGGAACATTTAAACCCGATCAGCAAATCTCGCGTGAACAAATGGCCGCAATGGTGGCTCGTGCTATGCATGCTAAAGGTGTAATCAGTGAAGGATTTGAAATTCCAGAGCTTACTTTTAAAGACAGTGATAAAATTCACCCTTCTTATAGAGAAGATGTAAAATTTGTGGCATTCCACGGGGTTATTAATGGAGACGGTCTTGGATTCTTTAATCCGAAAGATTCCTCAACACGTTGGATGGTGGCACTAGTGATGTTAAATGGACGAGAAATTATTTTCCCTGCAGAACCAAAAGCATTCCAAGTGGCAGCCATTCGTGACGGCCAACCGGAAGTCGTTCGTCAATTTGATACGTTTGACCGTGCAAAAACCTATGCTCAAGCTGGAACATCTCTAATCGTTCAGCGCGACGGCATCATCGTATGGATCAAAAACGGTATTGCAGTCTCTAACAAGTTTGTGAACCTCTTCCCAGGAACAGACCTTGTCTGGAAGACAGGTACGCAGCGTGAGCGCCAATTCCGCCCTTACGTAACGCAACATACTGAGCTTAAGTACCATGACGCTACAGAAACTTATGTAAAAGTAGAACTCGCCGATAAAGTGAGCTACGCTGATGCGGGAAGCATCAACTTGATACCAAAAGAAATGATTACGGAGCAGGCCTATTTCGCTCGTTCAGGTGATCACATGCTGCACTATATCTATAACTACGGCCTAGGCCGTTATGAAATCGCCGGCCAACTAGGTGTTGCGCCAGCTGCATTCGTAACAGGTGAAAGATATTACAGCTGGGACGGTTTCACATTCACCGACGTGAATGGCAAATTCGTAACGGAAGCTCATCAATACTTCAACAAACTGAACTTGCGCTCTACAACGAACTACACAGCAGAGGAACTGGATAAGTACCTACTCGACAAGTTCCCTCATTACAATAAGACAGTAGCCGGTAAGCTTTGGACAACAAGTCCTCTAGTTGGTATCGGTACGGCATTAAAAGAAATCGAAGCAGAGTACAATCTTAATGCCCTTTACTTAATGGGCCATGCAATCCACGAAAGTGGTTGGGGAACAAGTTTGATTGCTCAAGACAAAAAGAATTTATTTGGCTACGGAGCAGTGGACTCGGATCCATACCGTGGGGCATACACATATGCCACATTCAAAGAATCCATCGCAGATGCGGCTGACCGTGTAACGAAAAATTATCAGACGGTCAACGGAAGCTTCTTCAACGGATCTTTCCTGGGTAACAAAGGACTGGGAATGAACGTCCGTTACGCTTCTGATCCTTACTGGGGCGAAAAAATTGCGGGTCACATGTACCGCACAGATCTTCACCTTGGCAAAAAAGATATTTTCAAGGAGCAACTGTACATGACGAATGCAGGCAGCCCAGTCAACTTCCGTCGTGATGCGACTGTAAACTTCGCTGCGCTTTATACACTACCGGAAAATGGTATGACAGTTAACGTCAAAGAAACAATCACGATTCCAAACGCTCTATCCTGGTACCGAGTTGTACCGGAAGAACGTGCTTTCCAGAATGCTTATGTGCGCTCTGATTTATTGAAAGCTATGCCGTTAGCAAGATAA
- a CDS encoding WecB/TagA/CpsF family glycosyltransferase gives MTQTTVRILDVPFIHTTHRAFIDTLVERTETNQKTFVVTANPEIVMHAQVDNEYKAILERADYITADGIGIVKAAQLIGQPLPERVSGYDIMMDLLKEADARKLKVFLLGASETTNAQAAERVRTDFPGIDLVGTQHGFFDWEDPSLAARIQAAQPDFVFVALGFPRQELWINQHLDQFTKGIFIGVGGSLDVLSGNVQRAPEIWQKMNLEWFYRLVKQPSRWKRMLVLPQFALVMLRKRGQHKK, from the coding sequence ATGACACAAACAACCGTGCGCATCCTCGATGTGCCCTTCATACATACAACGCACCGTGCGTTCATCGACACACTAGTCGAACGTACCGAAACGAACCAAAAGACATTCGTCGTCACTGCTAATCCAGAAATCGTTATGCACGCGCAAGTGGATAACGAATACAAAGCGATTCTCGAGCGCGCCGATTACATCACGGCAGACGGCATCGGGATCGTCAAAGCTGCTCAACTCATCGGCCAACCGCTCCCAGAACGCGTCAGTGGCTACGACATCATGATGGACCTACTAAAAGAAGCCGACGCCCGCAAGCTGAAAGTCTTCTTACTGGGTGCTTCGGAAACGACTAACGCCCAAGCGGCAGAACGCGTACGTACGGACTTTCCTGGCATCGACCTAGTAGGGACGCAACACGGGTTCTTCGACTGGGAAGACCCAAGTCTTGCTGCTCGTATTCAAGCCGCGCAACCAGATTTTGTGTTCGTAGCACTAGGTTTTCCGCGCCAAGAACTATGGATCAATCAACACCTCGACCAGTTCACTAAAGGTATCTTCATCGGTGTGGGAGGAAGTCTCGACGTCTTGTCAGGCAACGTCCAACGCGCACCTGAAATTTGGCAGAAAATGAACCTCGAGTGGTTCTACCGCCTAGTGAAGCAACCGTCACGCTGGAAACGCATGCTGGTACTGCCTCAATTTGCATTAGTCATGCTCCGGAAACGGGGCCAACATAAGAAATGA